One window of the Niallia circulans genome contains the following:
- a CDS encoding DUF445 domain-containing protein, protein MEKKSSRKLARYSLLIMGLGFILTFPFQDNSWIHLIHGGFEAGLVGGLADWFAVTALFRHPLGLPIPHTGLLPKNRDRMVNGLVTVLKKDWLSKESIQDKVKNIPFTEKITAAIKTRIETEPVKKAMIKATQQAIRNIDVEKITPFVRKQMSAALSDVQISNILQLLTKQLISEEVDKKALDHVLVKTEAWLRKEETALKLGSVSMNVLNNVEASGMLQFALKTLQNILTEEKLGQIVQNLCLSGMRSLQKDGEQNREALVHYIRKEIESLPENEKVLAGIYTWKDKVLDSLESNHTILTSLKQAQEKAIELLENEEFMETKALPFILQLVGKIEENGEKIDPWIIHQISHFIEKNHDQIGNLVKENLDKLDNETLVDMIENNVGKDLQWIRVNGAVCGFIIGLFLSGIQLVANIL, encoded by the coding sequence GTGGAAAAAAAATCATCAAGAAAGCTTGCAAGGTATTCACTTCTTATTATGGGATTGGGGTTTATCCTGACATTTCCATTTCAAGATAATAGTTGGATACATTTAATTCATGGCGGTTTTGAGGCTGGACTTGTCGGTGGTCTAGCAGACTGGTTTGCCGTTACAGCACTATTTAGACATCCTTTAGGTTTGCCAATCCCACATACTGGTTTATTACCTAAAAATAGGGATAGGATGGTAAATGGGCTAGTGACTGTTTTGAAAAAGGATTGGTTATCAAAGGAAAGTATCCAGGATAAAGTGAAGAATATTCCTTTTACCGAAAAAATCACTGCCGCCATCAAAACAAGAATAGAAACAGAGCCAGTAAAGAAAGCAATGATAAAAGCTACACAGCAAGCAATTAGAAATATAGACGTCGAAAAAATAACTCCATTCGTGCGTAAGCAAATGTCAGCAGCTTTATCAGATGTACAAATAAGTAATATTCTACAGCTGCTTACAAAGCAATTAATTTCAGAAGAAGTGGATAAGAAAGCATTGGATCATGTTCTAGTAAAAACGGAAGCTTGGCTGCGAAAAGAAGAAACAGCTCTAAAACTTGGTTCTGTTTCGATGAATGTGTTAAATAATGTTGAGGCAAGCGGCATGCTGCAATTTGCGTTAAAGACATTGCAGAATATTTTAACAGAAGAAAAGTTAGGGCAAATTGTCCAAAATCTTTGCTTAAGTGGAATGCGTAGTCTTCAAAAAGATGGGGAGCAAAACCGTGAAGCATTGGTTCACTACATTCGTAAGGAAATTGAAAGCCTTCCAGAAAACGAGAAAGTATTAGCAGGAATCTATACATGGAAAGATAAAGTCCTTGATTCGCTTGAGTCCAATCATACAATCTTAACAAGCCTCAAGCAAGCACAAGAGAAAGCAATCGAACTTCTTGAAAATGAGGAGTTTATGGAAACAAAAGCTCTTCCATTTATTCTTCAGCTAGTGGGAAAAATTGAAGAAAATGGCGAAAAGATTGATCCATGGATTATTCACCAAATTTCTCATTTTATTGAGAAAAACCATGATCAAATTGGCAATTTAGTAAAAGAAAATCTGGATAAGCTGGATAACGAAACACTTGTCGATATGATTGAGAATAATGTAGGCAAAGATTTGCAATGGATTCGGGTAAACGGAGCCGTATGCGGATTTATTATCGGTCTGTTTCTAAGTGGAATTCAGTTAGTGGCGAATATTTTATAA
- a CDS encoding proline iminopeptidase-family hydrolase — protein sequence MKEGYIEVTGGKVWYIIHNETAEGTPLLILHGGPGSSSYSLQGLKDLATDRPVILYDQLGCGKSDRPDDDSLWTLDRFVEEVAQVRKGLELKKVHILGHSWGTTLAAASYFNNREGISSIIFSSPCLSAPLWEKDQKKNLALLPLEVQETIRSCEENGTTDTPAFQQAIEVFNDHFVCRLKPYPEHLKQGKHFRNPHVYQIMWGPSEFTVQGNLKTFDCTEQLAEISIPTLYTCGRYDEATPASTEYYSSRTPHASFHVFEESAHMAYIEEPEQYRQVMNEFLAPLDKL from the coding sequence ATGAAAGAAGGATATATAGAGGTTACAGGAGGAAAAGTATGGTATATCATACATAATGAGACAGCAGAAGGGACTCCACTGCTTATTTTACATGGAGGACCAGGTTCTAGCTCATACTCTTTACAGGGGTTAAAGGACTTGGCAACCGATCGACCAGTCATATTATATGATCAGTTAGGCTGTGGAAAGTCAGATCGACCAGATGATGATTCCCTATGGACATTAGACAGGTTTGTCGAAGAAGTCGCGCAAGTTCGTAAAGGATTAGAATTGAAAAAAGTCCATATTCTTGGCCATTCATGGGGCACAACTCTTGCCGCTGCTTCTTATTTTAATAATCGAGAAGGAATTAGCAGCATTATTTTCTCCAGTCCGTGTTTAAGTGCACCATTGTGGGAAAAAGATCAAAAGAAAAATTTAGCTTTATTACCACTAGAGGTGCAAGAAACGATCAGAAGCTGTGAAGAAAACGGAACGACAGATACACCTGCTTTTCAACAAGCGATTGAAGTGTTTAATGATCATTTTGTGTGTAGATTAAAGCCTTATCCAGAACATTTAAAACAAGGAAAGCACTTTAGAAATCCACATGTGTATCAAATAATGTGGGGACCTTCAGAATTTACTGTACAAGGGAACTTAAAAACATTTGATTGTACGGAACAGTTAGCAGAAATTTCTATACCAACATTGTATACATGTGGGCGCTATGATGAAGCAACACCAGCATCAACAGAATATTATAGTAGCAGAACTCCACATGCATCTTTTCATGTATTTGAAGAAAGTGCCCATATGGCCTATATAGAAGAACCTGAGCAGTATAGACAGGTAATGAATGAATTTTTAGCGCCATTAGACAAGTTATAA
- a CDS encoding VOC family protein, giving the protein MTIIGVHHVQITIPKGMEQKAKDFYCGELGIKEIAKPASLQGRGGFWLSLGNMDVHVGTEEGFDRYSTKSHLAYQVDSMLDWKNKLNDLGVEITDSIPIEGYERFEFRDPFGNRVEIIEKKISE; this is encoded by the coding sequence ATGACTATAATTGGTGTGCATCATGTGCAAATAACCATTCCTAAAGGAATGGAACAAAAGGCTAAGGATTTTTATTGTGGCGAGCTAGGTATAAAAGAAATAGCGAAGCCTGCATCCTTACAAGGAAGAGGGGGTTTTTGGCTATCTCTAGGAAATATGGATGTACATGTTGGAACAGAAGAAGGATTTGATCGTTATTCAACTAAGTCCCACCTTGCTTACCAAGTAGATAGTATGTTGGATTGGAAAAATAAACTGAATGATCTAGGAGTAGAAATAACTGATTCTATTCCTATTGAAGGCTATGAACGGTTTGAGTTTCGTGACCCATTTGGAAATCGCGTGGAGATTATCGAAAAAAAGATATCGGAATAA
- a CDS encoding nucleotidyltransferase domain-containing protein, with translation MERLEPVEAARLFIDTYYANCNAAVLAGSVVRGQATATSDLDIVIFDEKIVSSYRESMMEFGWPIEVFVHNLSSYKDFFLMDYNIAKPSMQRMVTEGIILRDDGALQAIKQEAKQMLAEGPKEWSEETIRTKRYFITDVLDDLIGADNKQEEIFIASTLSFLLHEFVLRVNKQWIGTSKWMVRALRQYDSLFADEFIEAFDCFYRTREKDKIIEITEKVLKPYGGKLFAGFSLGKET, from the coding sequence ATGGAAAGATTAGAGCCAGTAGAAGCAGCCCGCCTTTTTATAGATACATATTATGCAAACTGTAATGCTGCTGTTTTAGCCGGAAGTGTAGTAAGGGGACAAGCAACAGCTACTTCCGATCTTGATATTGTCATTTTTGATGAAAAGATCGTCTCCTCTTATAGAGAGTCTATGATGGAATTTGGTTGGCCAATTGAAGTATTTGTACATAATTTATCTTCCTATAAAGATTTCTTCTTAATGGACTATAATATAGCCAAACCTTCTATGCAGCGAATGGTTACAGAAGGAATCATATTAAGAGACGACGGAGCTTTGCAAGCAATCAAACAAGAAGCAAAACAAATGCTGGCAGAGGGACCGAAAGAATGGTCAGAGGAAACAATTCGTACGAAGCGTTACTTTATAACAGACGTGCTAGACGATTTGATAGGAGCGGACAATAAACAAGAGGAAATTTTCATTGCAAGTACATTAAGCTTTCTTCTCCATGAATTTGTTTTAAGAGTAAATAAGCAATGGATTGGCACATCGAAATGGATGGTCAGGGCTTTACGACAATATGATTCTCTATTTGCAGATGAGTTTATTGAAGCATTTGATTGCTTTTATAGAACCAGAGAAAAAGATAAAATTATAGAAATTACGGAAAAAGTATTAAAGCCATATGGAGGCAAGCTGTTTGCGGGATTTTCACTTGGTAAGGAAACATAA
- a CDS encoding DJ-1/PfpI family protein, giving the protein MKELIVGIFIYNEVEVLDVAGPFEVFSLAGGENKLFHVYTISEKGGTILARNGLRIEADFSFENHPVLDILIVPGGYGAEEIEIYNPVSIKWIKKQSRKVEFMTSVCTGAFLLAKAELLDNLKATTHWMDIDRLEQEFPKVQIVREVKFVDEGKILTSGGISAGINMSFHIVEKLYGEEVGRETAKRMEYDR; this is encoded by the coding sequence ATGAAGGAACTAATTGTCGGAATATTCATTTACAATGAAGTAGAAGTATTGGATGTTGCTGGTCCATTTGAAGTTTTTTCTTTAGCTGGTGGGGAGAATAAATTATTCCATGTCTATACTATTTCAGAAAAAGGTGGAACTATTTTAGCAAGAAATGGTCTTAGAATAGAAGCAGATTTTTCTTTTGAAAACCATCCTGTTCTGGATATTCTCATTGTTCCAGGCGGCTATGGTGCAGAAGAAATCGAAATTTATAATCCGGTTTCCATTAAGTGGATTAAAAAGCAATCAAGGAAAGTGGAATTTATGACTTCTGTCTGTACAGGAGCATTTTTATTAGCGAAGGCTGAGTTGTTGGATAATTTAAAGGCTACCACGCACTGGATGGATATTGATCGCTTAGAGCAGGAATTCCCAAAGGTTCAGATAGTTAGGGAAGTGAAATTTGTAGATGAAGGAAAGATACTAACTTCTGGTGGGATATCTGCCGGAATCAATATGTCCTTTCATATAGTGGAGAAGTTATACGGCGAGGAAGTAGGAAGGGAAACAGCAAAGCGGATGGAATATGATAGATAA
- a CDS encoding AraC family transcriptional regulator translates to MDLLKNMNDAMGYIEENLTNEIDFKIVARIAHCSEYHFKRMFSFLAGITLSEYIRRRRLSLAAFELTNSILKIIDIAVKYGYNSPDSFTRAFQNFHGVTPSEARNNGQQLKAFPPMTFQLSIRGGNEMNYRIEQKKAFNIVGMMKRVPIIFEGENPEITAMWKSLTMEKIDQLKKLSNAEPKGMIQASTNFSDGRMEEKGELDQYIGVTTTEECPENFSKLEVPALTWAIFESTGAFPSTLQETWGRIFSEWFPSSNYQVTEGPEILSIKTQDLTSPFVKSEIWIPVLKK, encoded by the coding sequence ATGGATTTGCTTAAGAACATGAATGATGCAATGGGATATATTGAGGAGAACCTCACGAACGAAATAGACTTTAAAATAGTGGCAAGAATCGCTCATTGCTCCGAATATCATTTTAAAAGAATGTTTTCTTTTCTTGCAGGTATAACATTATCAGAATACATTCGCCGTAGACGACTGAGTTTGGCTGCATTTGAGCTTACAAATAGTATTTTAAAGATAATTGATATTGCGGTTAAATATGGATACAATTCTCCAGACTCTTTTACTAGAGCTTTTCAAAATTTCCATGGTGTAACACCATCAGAAGCAAGAAACAACGGACAGCAATTAAAAGCCTTTCCACCAATGACCTTCCAATTATCAATTAGAGGAGGAAATGAAATGAATTACCGAATTGAACAAAAAAAAGCATTTAACATAGTTGGTATGATGAAAAGAGTTCCAATTATTTTTGAAGGGGAAAACCCGGAAATTACAGCAATGTGGAAATCTTTGACTATGGAAAAAATAGATCAATTAAAAAAACTCTCTAATGCTGAACCTAAAGGAATGATTCAAGCATCTACAAACTTTTCTGATGGACGTATGGAAGAAAAAGGAGAGCTTGATCAGTATATAGGAGTGACAACAACAGAAGAATGTCCTGAAAACTTTTCAAAACTTGAAGTTCCTGCTTTAACCTGGGCGATATTTGAATCAACGGGAGCTTTTCCTAGTACTTTACAGGAAACTTGGGGGAGGATTTTTTCTGAGTGGTTTCCATCTTCCAATTATCAAGTAACAGAAGGACCCGAAATCTTGTCGATTAAAACCCAAGATTTAACTTCACCATTTGTGAAAAGCGAAATTTGGATTCCAGTTTTAAAAAAATAA
- a CDS encoding alanine/glycine:cation symporter family protein, with amino-acid sequence MEEIVTFINGILWSTPVIYIVLVIGLIFTFVSKFLQIRHIKEMIVLMFHGKSSEAGVSSFQALSIALSGRVGTGNIAGVATAIAFGGPGAVFWMWFMAFIGASTAFIESTLAQIYKVKQDGQYRGGPAYYIEKGIGSKWFAFLFAGAAIISMSILMPGVQSNSIAVGMKNAFNMPTYITGLLVVLLLGFIIFGGVKRIANVAQVIVPIMALGYILLSIVIVLMNIKELPGVFTLIFKSAFNLEATFGGMMGMAIAWGVKRGIYSNEAGQGTGPHPSAAAEVSHPVKQGLVQAFSVYIDTLLVCSATAFMILFTGMYNTKAPNGTMIINNVEGVEAGPGFTQAAIDSQIPGFGSGFVAISLFLFAFTTIMAYYYIAETNLTYLLRNRNNRFFSDLLKLVLLFATFYGSTKTASLAWALGDIGLGLMVWLNMIAIVILAKPAFIALKDYEKQKKQGLDPVFNPETLGIKNADFWVKEEKDKDKAV; translated from the coding sequence ATGGAAGAAATCGTGACTTTTATTAACGGGATACTATGGAGTACCCCAGTCATTTATATTGTATTAGTAATCGGTCTTATATTTACGTTTGTATCTAAATTTCTTCAAATTAGACATATAAAGGAAATGATTGTCCTCATGTTCCATGGAAAGAGTTCAGAGGCTGGAGTCTCTTCCTTTCAAGCACTTTCCATCGCATTATCCGGTAGAGTTGGGACAGGTAACATTGCTGGGGTAGCTACTGCCATTGCCTTTGGAGGACCTGGTGCCGTGTTCTGGATGTGGTTTATGGCTTTTATAGGAGCTTCTACAGCTTTTATTGAATCAACACTCGCACAGATCTATAAAGTAAAGCAAGATGGCCAGTATAGAGGAGGGCCTGCATATTATATCGAAAAGGGAATCGGATCAAAGTGGTTTGCATTTCTATTTGCAGGAGCAGCAATCATTTCCATGTCGATATTAATGCCAGGTGTCCAGTCGAATTCAATAGCAGTTGGCATGAAAAACGCCTTTAACATGCCTACATATATAACAGGACTATTGGTAGTTTTACTGTTGGGGTTCATCATCTTTGGTGGTGTCAAACGGATAGCAAATGTAGCTCAGGTAATTGTTCCGATTATGGCTCTAGGCTATATCCTTTTATCCATCGTTATCGTTTTAATGAACATTAAAGAACTACCGGGAGTTTTTACTTTGATCTTTAAAAGTGCCTTTAACCTTGAAGCTACATTCGGTGGCATGATGGGTATGGCCATTGCATGGGGTGTAAAACGGGGAATCTACTCAAATGAAGCAGGACAAGGAACCGGACCACACCCATCAGCTGCTGCAGAAGTATCCCATCCTGTAAAACAAGGACTTGTTCAGGCATTTTCTGTGTATATCGACACCTTGCTTGTTTGCTCAGCTACTGCCTTTATGATCTTGTTCACAGGAATGTACAATACAAAAGCCCCAAATGGAACAATGATTATTAATAATGTAGAAGGTGTAGAGGCTGGACCAGGGTTTACTCAGGCAGCAATCGATAGTCAAATCCCTGGATTTGGTTCTGGTTTTGTAGCTATTTCTTTGTTTTTATTCGCATTCACGACTATCATGGCCTATTATTATATTGCAGAAACAAACTTGACCTATCTGCTCCGTAATAGAAATAACCGATTTTTTTCTGACTTACTGAAACTGGTTTTACTTTTTGCCACTTTTTATGGGTCCACTAAAACAGCCAGCCTAGCTTGGGCACTTGGTGATATTGGTTTAGGCTTAATGGTTTGGCTTAACATGATTGCTATCGTGATATTGGCTAAACCCGCTTTCATTGCATTAAAAGACTATGAAAAACAGAAAAAGCAAGGTTTAGATCCTGTTTTTAATCCAGAAACATTGGGAATCAAAAATGCAGACTTTTGGGTAAAGGAAGAAAAAGATAAAGATAAAGCCGTTTAA
- a CDS encoding SRPBCC family protein — protein sequence MTTTTNDKTIIKDVTINAPLNLVWFAWTISERVSEWFAPETVVEAKEGGAYELYFIPGNKEGMNTKDCKITKLINEKELHFTWKGPDQFETLMNNKNELTNVNVSFKSINEDSTKVIVKHIGFKDNEDWTEAINWHQMAWSGVLDSLKSALENGEGNLCCQP from the coding sequence ATGACAACTACTACAAATGATAAAACTATTATTAAAGATGTAACAATTAATGCACCATTAAATTTAGTGTGGTTTGCCTGGACAATTTCTGAAAGAGTTTCTGAATGGTTTGCACCTGAAACTGTTGTAGAAGCTAAAGAAGGTGGTGCATATGAACTTTACTTTATACCTGGAAATAAGGAGGGTATGAATACGAAGGATTGTAAAATCACAAAACTTATTAATGAAAAAGAGCTACATTTTACTTGGAAAGGACCAGACCAATTTGAGACATTAATGAACAATAAAAATGAATTAACAAATGTAAACGTAAGTTTTAAATCAATCAATGAGGATTCTACCAAGGTTATTGTTAAACATATTGGATTTAAAGATAATGAGGACTGGACCGAAGCAATTAATTGGCACCAAATGGCTTGGTCAGGAGTTCTTGATAGTCTAAAATCTGCTCTCGAAAATGGCGAAGGAAATTTATGTTGCCAACCTTAA
- a CDS encoding RtcB family protein: MIELTGKYNRAKVFTDQLEEVAEAQIKELCDQEFAKNSKIRIMPDTHAGVGCTIGTTMTIQDKIVPNLVGVDIGCGMAVAKLTVDRANLNFDELDETIRKFIPSGFSIRDKAHSYKEQIDLDEVKAPINKKRAEHSIGTLGGGNHFIELNEAADGSVYIVIHSGSRNLGAQVAEYYQTLAYDNLVNIDGIKKEMIVKLKKEGRHAEIQESLKNMKLPKINKELAYLESQGFKDYMHDMKIAQKYAYLNRLAMIDVIVTKMNWAVLDQFTTIHNYIDMENMILRKGAISARKGERVIIPLNMRDGSIIAFGKGNDDWNQSAPHGAGRLMSRTKARKTVSLKDFETSMKDVWSTSVKNSTLDESPFAYKPMEEIIKHTAETIDIAEIIKPLYNFKAN, translated from the coding sequence ATGATTGAATTAACTGGTAAATATAATAGAGCTAAAGTATTTACGGATCAATTAGAAGAAGTGGCTGAGGCACAGATTAAGGAATTATGTGATCAGGAATTTGCTAAGAACAGTAAGATTAGAATTATGCCAGATACACATGCAGGAGTTGGCTGTACGATAGGTACAACAATGACTATTCAAGATAAAATTGTCCCTAATCTAGTAGGGGTAGATATTGGTTGTGGCATGGCGGTAGCAAAATTAACTGTAGACAGAGCAAATTTGAATTTTGATGAATTAGATGAAACGATTCGCAAGTTCATCCCAAGTGGATTCTCAATCAGAGATAAAGCTCATTCATATAAGGAACAAATTGATTTAGATGAGGTGAAAGCTCCAATAAATAAAAAAAGAGCAGAACACAGTATTGGAACCTTAGGTGGGGGCAATCATTTTATCGAGTTAAATGAAGCAGCTGATGGCAGTGTATATATCGTTATACATAGTGGAAGCCGTAACTTAGGTGCACAAGTAGCGGAATATTACCAAACACTTGCTTACGATAACTTAGTTAATATCGACGGGATAAAAAAAGAAATGATTGTTAAATTAAAGAAAGAGGGCAGGCATGCTGAAATTCAGGAAAGCTTAAAAAATATGAAGCTGCCAAAAATAAACAAAGAACTTGCTTATTTAGAGTCGCAAGGATTTAAAGACTATATGCATGATATGAAGATTGCGCAAAAATATGCTTATTTAAATCGACTTGCCATGATTGATGTTATTGTTACAAAGATGAATTGGGCAGTTTTAGATCAATTTACTACTATTCACAATTATATTGATATGGAAAATATGATATTAAGAAAAGGAGCTATTTCTGCTAGAAAAGGAGAAAGAGTGATTATTCCCTTGAACATGAGAGATGGCAGCATTATTGCCTTTGGAAAAGGAAACGATGATTGGAACCAATCCGCTCCACATGGAGCAGGAAGATTGATGTCGAGGACCAAGGCGAGAAAGACCGTTAGCTTAAAAGATTTTGAGACATCCATGAAAGACGTTTGGAGTACTTCCGTGAAGAATAGTACGTTAGATGAAAGTCCATTTGCGTATAAACCAATGGAAGAGATAATTAAACATACAGCAGAGACTATTGATATTGCAGAAATTATTAAGCCGTTGTATAACTTTAAGGCAAATTAA
- a CDS encoding YhfC family intramembrane metalloprotease, with amino-acid sequence MNSIYIGISLQLFLSVIVPIILMVYLQRKKMMSWKSLLVGIVIFIVFSQILEKIVHFIVLSPTGTELKWSSNPYLFALYGGLAAGIFEEFGRYFAFTVWLKNNHQFNDGLSYGLGHGGIEAIFIGGMSALNSLLISSMIKTGNLETLLGPAAKPEDINNIKEQFEQANVMLFASGGLERVFALALHLALSILVLYAIRQQKFIYVIYAILIHAAVNFFPALYQAGTITNLLIIEVFLGIIAVLSILFIVKMKPKFEK; translated from the coding sequence ATGAACTCTATTTATATTGGGATATCTCTGCAACTATTTCTTTCAGTAATAGTTCCAATTATATTAATGGTATATTTACAAAGAAAAAAAATGATGTCTTGGAAATCCTTACTTGTTGGTATTGTAATCTTCATTGTATTTTCACAAATTCTTGAAAAAATCGTTCATTTCATCGTGCTTAGCCCGACTGGCACTGAATTAAAATGGAGCAGTAATCCTTATCTTTTTGCATTATACGGTGGCCTTGCTGCTGGTATATTTGAAGAATTCGGTCGCTATTTTGCTTTTACAGTATGGTTGAAGAACAATCATCAATTTAATGATGGACTATCATATGGATTAGGACATGGAGGAATAGAAGCTATATTTATTGGTGGCATGTCAGCACTGAATTCTCTGCTCATTTCATCTATGATAAAAACGGGGAACTTGGAAACATTATTAGGTCCAGCAGCTAAACCTGAAGACATTAACAATATTAAAGAGCAATTTGAACAGGCTAATGTAATGCTTTTTGCATCTGGCGGCTTAGAAAGAGTTTTTGCCCTTGCGCTACATCTTGCATTATCCATATTAGTCCTATATGCAATTAGACAGCAAAAATTTATATATGTTATTTATGCGATTCTTATACACGCAGCTGTCAATTTCTTCCCAGCATTATATCAGGCGGGTACTATCACCAACCTACTTATAATTGAAGTTTTTCTAGGGATAATTGCTGTACTATCCATCCTGTTTATTGTAAAAATGAAACCAAAATTTGAAAAATAA
- a CDS encoding DedA family protein: MENWIIETMENFGYFGILLLIMLENIFPPIPSEVILTFGGAMTVKTSMTITGVVTVSTIGSVLGAIILYFIGSLLDIRRLEKIIEKWGHILRLKKADLYKADRWFDKFGYWTVFFCRFIPLIRSLISLPAGMAKMNFGIFLFLTTIGTFTWNFVLIRIGATVGDSWEDIVHYMDMYSNVAYVILAVIGLAVIGLYIYKRVIKQK, translated from the coding sequence ATGGAAAATTGGATTATAGAAACAATGGAAAATTTTGGTTACTTTGGTATTTTACTATTAATTATGCTTGAAAATATCTTTCCACCAATCCCTTCGGAAGTTATTTTGACCTTTGGAGGCGCAATGACTGTAAAGACTAGTATGACCATAACAGGCGTTGTCACCGTATCTACAATTGGTTCTGTACTTGGAGCTATTATTCTTTATTTTATTGGTTCTTTATTGGATATAAGAAGATTGGAAAAAATCATTGAAAAATGGGGCCATATCCTTCGCTTAAAAAAAGCTGATTTATATAAAGCTGATCGCTGGTTTGATAAATTTGGCTATTGGACAGTCTTCTTCTGCCGCTTTATTCCACTTATTCGAAGTTTAATCTCGCTGCCAGCAGGCATGGCAAAAATGAACTTTGGTATTTTTCTATTTTTAACAACTATAGGTACATTCACATGGAATTTCGTTCTTATTCGTATTGGCGCTACAGTTGGTGATTCTTGGGAAGACATCGTTCATTATATGGACATGTACTCCAATGTAGCATACGTTATACTTGCTGTGATTGGTCTTGCAGTAATTGGTCTATACATATATAAACGCGTTATAAAACAAAAATAA
- a CDS encoding HXXEE domain-containing protein — protein sequence MDYSLILLFCFAITLHNIEEAIWLPKWSQQSSKFQKPVTSREFNFAVIFVTILAYLSAISFLYRPESVLSKWIFVGFLGSMILNAIFPHLIATVWLKKYAPGLLTGLLLNLPINSFVIYQMLSINLIRWHELVISTFTVGITLVALIPFLFKIGGKITLSKDSALD from the coding sequence ATGGATTATTCACTTATACTACTATTTTGTTTTGCGATTACACTTCATAATATAGAAGAAGCAATTTGGCTGCCTAAATGGTCTCAGCAATCTTCCAAGTTTCAAAAGCCTGTTACTTCAAGGGAATTCAATTTTGCTGTTATTTTTGTAACTATATTAGCTTATCTGTCTGCAATCAGTTTTTTATACAGACCAGAATCAGTTTTATCGAAATGGATTTTTGTTGGATTTTTAGGTTCTATGATATTAAATGCTATTTTTCCGCATCTTATTGCAACTGTTTGGTTGAAAAAGTATGCACCCGGACTTCTTACTGGTTTATTACTTAACCTTCCAATCAATTCATTCGTAATTTATCAAATGTTATCCATAAATTTAATTAGATGGCATGAGCTAGTCATTTCCACATTTACTGTAGGAATTACTTTAGTGGCGCTTATTCCTTTTTTGTTTAAAATTGGTGGCAAAATAACACTTTCTAAAGATAGCGCTTTGGATTAA
- a CDS encoding cupin domain-containing protein, whose amino-acid sequence MKLITIGKGKSIEQYNSVSASYCKIMKTDEATNIGIITLGPKGILANHQAPVPQLFHVVEGEGWVRDIDDRKLLIKKGEAVFWEQGEWHETGSDTGLTAFVIQASNLKEPF is encoded by the coding sequence ATGAAATTAATTACAATTGGCAAAGGAAAAAGCATAGAACAATACAATTCTGTGTCTGCTAGCTATTGTAAAATCATGAAAACAGATGAAGCTACGAATATTGGTATTATCACGCTTGGTCCAAAAGGCATATTAGCTAATCATCAAGCACCGGTTCCACAGCTGTTCCATGTAGTCGAGGGTGAAGGCTGGGTTAGAGATATCGATGATAGGAAGCTTCTTATAAAGAAAGGGGAGGCAGTTTTTTGGGAGCAAGGAGAATGGCATGAAACAGGATCTGATACTGGTTTGACAGCATTCGTAATTCAAGCTTCAAACTTAAAAGAGCCTTTTTAA
- a CDS encoding PH domain-containing protein — translation MIADVQILQQQLKKNETIQGSLRCSLEVFIYKKIVRPGMLAATEKRLIFCADSIPGNELIESFDYANLEAIQLKRNLMNQYITIKYKKDTVKFKQIISEDIEDFMTKIKTYK, via the coding sequence ATGATAGCAGACGTTCAAATATTGCAACAACAACTAAAGAAAAATGAAACGATACAAGGATCTCTTAGATGTTCATTGGAAGTGTTTATTTATAAAAAAATAGTGCGTCCGGGTATGCTGGCAGCAACAGAAAAACGATTAATTTTCTGTGCAGACTCCATTCCTGGAAATGAACTAATCGAAAGTTTTGATTATGCCAATTTAGAAGCCATTCAGTTAAAGCGAAATTTAATGAATCAATATATAACGATAAAATATAAAAAGGATACAGTGAAATTTAAACAGATTATTAGTGAGGATATAGAGGATTTTATGACGAAAATAAAAACGTATAAATAA